The Parashewanella tropica genome window below encodes:
- a CDS encoding PQQ-binding-like beta-propeller repeat protein encodes MERLFLGIGNHAVCVKKSDGEIIWKTKLKSSNITNVHFEDNKVFAYAGGHLFCLNAQDGEKIWENSLKGLGYGACIIASERENSAVISNQMNTQATAILAASASGAAVATTSS; translated from the coding sequence AACCACGCTGTTTGTGTTAAAAAAAGTGATGGTGAAATCATTTGGAAAACCAAACTGAAATCATCCAATATTACGAATGTTCATTTTGAAGACAATAAAGTGTTTGCCTATGCAGGTGGGCACCTATTTTGTTTGAATGCCCAAGATGGTGAAAAGATTTGGGAAAACTCTCTTAAAGGCCTTGGTTATGGAGCTTGTATTATTGCAAGCGAGCGCGAGAATAGTGCCGTTATTTCCAACCAGATGAATACCCAAGCCACAGCAATCTTGGCCGCCTCTGCATCTGGAGCCGCGGTAGCGACTACAAGT